One genomic segment of Penaeus monodon isolate SGIC_2016 chromosome 31, NSTDA_Pmon_1, whole genome shotgun sequence includes these proteins:
- the LOC119593109 gene encoding uncharacterized protein LOC119593109, with protein sequence MQPDEEGFPASPLGPSFPSLPSRDGESGEVLGDKVVALRRAPEEPPRRLRLRPGVPRERNQPGHYSLLKQHQQFSGFRIRDALAQQGGLRLRKGSMTYSRGAVPLVQPQYQMCVQMEGGVAVRQTALPKGPRQWHEEWGQVRFRPPFRVPRERLPGSQPTSPSNALRVNIWEEFIYGTSTLKRKGHYVINEGNSVMSKVRTSLEKFLPKQLAIIVLCVLYFLFYFLSCFAYNNYLEIALYILFHGHLKLHECAYENNIDLDFTGSLFEGPAYAWIRGYCQHCIHKDNIKVFDCQMKKMKMDIMATKKI encoded by the coding sequence ATGCAGCCGGACGAGGAAGGCTTCCCGGCGTCTCCTCTGGGCCCCTcgttcccctcgctcccctcgaGGGACGGCGAGAGCGGGGAAGTCCTCGGGGACAAGGTGGTGGCCCTGAGAAGGGCTCCCGAGGAACCTCCCCGGCGCCTGCGCCTCCGGCCGGGCGTGCCCCGGGAGAGGAACCAGCCCGGCCACTATTCTCTGCTGAAGCAGCACCAGCAGTTCAGCGGCTTCAGGATTCGGGACGCCTTGGCTCAGCAGGGAGGACTGAGGCTGAGGAAAGGCAGCATGACCTACAGCAGGGGAGCCGTGCCTCTGGTGCAGCCTCAGTACCAGATGTGTGTTCAGATGGAGGGCGGCGTGGCCGTCCGCCAAACGGCCCTCCCGAAGGGGCCTCGGCAGTGGCACGAAGAGTGGGGCCAAGTGCGCTTTCGGCCGCCCTTCCGCGTCCCTCGGGAGAGACTGCCGGGGTCCCAGCCAACGTCACCGTCAAATGCACTGCGAGTAAATATATGGGAGGAGTTCATATATGGAACAAGTACTTTGAAAAGGAAGGGACATTATGTTATTAACGAAGGAAATTCGGTTATGAGCAAAGTCAGGACGTCACTGGAAAAGTTTTTGCCCAAACAGTTAGCAATTATCgtcctgtgtgtgttgtatttcctCTTTTACTTCTTATCCTGTTTTGCATATAACAATTACTTGGAGattgccttatatatattattccacggCCACTTAAAACTACACGAATGTGCTTATGAAAACAACATTGACCTGGATTTTACTGGGAGTCTTTTTGAGGGACCTGCATACGCTTGGATAAGGGGGTACTGCCAGCATTGCATACACAAGGACAATATAAAAGTTTTTGAttgccaaatgaagaaaatgaaaatggacaTTATGGCAACGAAAAAAATCTAG
- the LOC119593106 gene encoding uncharacterized protein LOC119593106 (The sequence of the model RefSeq protein was modified relative to this genomic sequence to represent the inferred CDS: added 104 bases not found in genome assembly) has translation MQKMQKFGRGEVRGLQLPSFHKVLSVRCSREFTWMAQRPRRQKRGAETWPSSAFLRMQRRNRSRVSPDEEGFPASPLGPSFPSLPSRDGESGEVLGDKVVALRRAPEEPPRRLRLRPGVPRERNQPGHYSLLKQHQQFSGFRIRDALAQQGGLRLRKGSMTYSRGAVPLVQPQYQMCVQMEGGVAVRQTALPKGPRQWREEWGQVRFRPPFRVPRESLPESQPALPSRKRDRVHVSIWEEFLLGTKVFKKNGKCIINEQSMIISSIKQFLRRFLSRKMSDVVMIFIYFLSVVLPCVTYNNYMEFIGYILLHGHLKLHESAYNNNIDLDFTGSVFQGPGYICVRSWCKHCTLKDDIKVFNSLMKKMKADILTAKGA, from the coding sequence GGCGCAGCGCCCACGCCGCCAGAAGAGAGGAGCCGAGACGTGGCCTTCCTCCGCCTTCCTCAGGATGCAGCGGCGAAACCGTAGCCGCGTCTCGCCGGACGAGGAAGGCTTCCCGGCGTCTCCTCTGGGCCCCTcgttcccctcgctcccctcgaGGGACGGCGAGAGCGGGGAAGTCCTCGGGGACAAGGTGGTGGCCCTGAGAAGGGCTCCCGAGGAACCTCCCCGGCGCCTGCGCCTCCGGCCGGGCGTGCCCCGGGAGAGGAACCAGCCCGGCCACTATTCTCTGCTGAAGCAGCACCAGCAGTTCAGCGGCTTCAGGATTCGGGACGCCTTGGCTCAGCAGGGAGGACTGAGGCTGAGGAAGGGCAGCATGACCTACAGCAGGGGAGCCGTGCCTCTGGTGCAGCCTCAGTACCAGATGTGTGTTCAGATGGAGGGCGGCGTGGCCGTCCGCCAAACGGCCCTCCCGAAGGGGCCTCGGCAGTGGCGCGAAGAGTGGGGCCAAGTGCGCTTTCGGCCGCCCTTCCGCGTCCCTCGGGAGAGCCTGCCGGAGTCTCAACCAGCGTTGCCAAGTAGGAAACGCGACCGAGTGCACGTGAGCATCTGGGAGGAATTTCTCCTGGGAACCAAAGTCTTCAAGAAAAATGGCAAATGCATTATAAACGAACAGAGTATGATCATCAGTTCAATCAAGCAGTTCCTGAGACGATTCTTATCGCGGAAGATGTCAGATGTGGTCatgattttcatatattttcttagtGTCGTCCTGCCTTGCGTAACATACAATAATTACATGGAGTTTATAGGCTACATTTTACTTCACGGTCACTTGAAACTGCACGAATCTGCTTATAACAACAATATCGACTTGGATTTCACAGGAAGTGTGTTTCAAGGCCCTGGGTACATTTGTGTAAGGTCTTGGTGTAAGCACTGCACGCTTAAGGATGATATTAAAGTGTTTAACTCactcatgaaaaaaatgaaagcggATATCCTGACAGCGAAAGGAGCGTGA
- the LOC119593108 gene encoding uncharacterized protein LOC119593108 gives MQPDEEGFPASPLGPSFPSLPSRDGESGEVLGDKVVALRRAPEEPPRRLRLRPGVPRERNQPGHYSLLKQHQQFSGFRIRDALAQQGGLRLRKGSMTYSRGAVPLVQPQYQMCVQMEGGVAVRQTALPKGPRQWHEEWGQVRFRPPFRVPRESLSEPQPALPSRKRDRVHVNIWEEFLLGTKVFKKNGKYIINEQSMIINSIKQCLERVVSTTVCDVVICFIYFICAFLPCLTYNNYMELLGYILLHGHLKLHEYAYNSNIDLDLTGSVFQGPGYIWVRFWCQHCTHKENIKVFDSLMKKMKSDILKGT, from the coding sequence ATGCAGCCGGACGAGGAAGGCTTCCCGGCGTCTCCTCTGGGCCCCTcgttcccctcgctcccctcgaGGGACGGCGAGAGCGGGGAAGTCCTCGGGGACAAGGTGGTGGCCCTGAGAAGGGCTCCCGAGGAACCTCCCCGGCGCCTGCGCCTCCGGCCGGGCGTGCCCCGGGAGAGGAACCAGCCCGGCCACTATTCTCTGCTGAAGCAGCACCAGCAGTTCAGCGGCTTCAGGATTCGGGACGCCTTGGCTCAGCAGGGAGGACTGAGGCTGAGGAAGGGCAGCATGACCTACAGCAGGGGAGCCGTGCCTCTGGTGCAGCCTCAGTACCAGATGTGTGTTCAGATGGAGGGCGGCGTGGCCGTCCGCCAAACGGCCCTCCCGAAGGGGCCTCGGCAGTGGCACGAAGAGTGGGGCCAAGTGCGCTTTCGGCCGCCCTTCCGCGTCCCTCGGGAGAGCCTGTCGGAGCCTCAACCAGCGTTGCCAAGTAGGAAACGCGACCGAGTGCACGTGAACATCTGGGAGGAATTTCTCCTGGGAACCAAAGTCTTCAAGAAAAATGGCAAATACATTATAAACGAACAGAGTATGATCATCAATTCAATCAAGCAGTGCCTGGAAAGAGTCGTATCGACCACggtgtgtgatgtggtcatatgtttcatctattttatttgtGCCTTCCTGCCTTGCTTAACATACAACAATTACATGGAATTATTAGGTTATATTCTACTCCATGGTCATTTGAAACTGCACGAATATGCCTACAATAGCAATATCGACCTGGATTTGACAGGAAGTGTGTTTCAAGGTCCCGGGTACATTTGGGTAAGGTTCTGGTGTCAGCActgcacacacaaagaaaatattaaagtGTTTGACTCACTCATGAAGAAAATGAAATCGGATATCCTGAAAGGAACGTGA